The following are encoded in a window of Ignicoccus islandicus DSM 13165 genomic DNA:
- a CDS encoding DNA-directed RNA polymerase subunit H encodes MAERKFKVTDHVLVPEHVKLSDEEAYEILKKYGLKPEDLPILRVDDPVAKELGLKPGDIVKIIRRSDKAEEVVTLRYVVGI; translated from the coding sequence ATGGCAGAAAGGAAATTTAAAGTCACTGATCACGTATTGGTTCCCGAACACGTCAAACTCAGTGACGAAGAAGCATATGAAATTTTGAAAAAATACGGATTGAAGCCAGAGGACCTACCAATCCTCCGCGTTGATGATCCAGTAGCGAAGGAATTGGGCTTGAAGCCTGGAGACATAGTGAAGATAATAAGAAGGAGCGATAAGGCAGAGGAAGTAGTAACTTTAAGGTACGTAGTCGGTATATAA